A portion of the Corynebacterium occultum genome contains these proteins:
- a CDS encoding ComEC/Rec2 family competence protein — MSELRLVPTALLLWALTLLALFTRGIWPSLGLVLLAVLIALILRHPGQALLLGSTGTVASGFVHTRLSAVAAAELGDTLKGRLVGSPAEVNPGTWILRIRVDDYPTPVPTLLKTTALPEEAVAGALVHLPVRLQDSERPGLGEVLALATEIEMAHPASGMSAFAAHVRECFSTAVMESVGPSSQGLLPGMVLGDTSLQTEVENQLYLDTGLSHLSAVSGSNVMIVTTTVILLCRWLTLGPRIQTCAAGGALLLFVCLVGTEPSVLRAAVTGVVGLLAVLNSARMEPIHALSLSVGALLLYDSDLAVSYGFALSVAATAGIVALSPLLARVLAPTRWPEILVRALAVAIAADVVTMPLIAMMSGRVSLVAVLANVLVSPAVAPVTLFGLLAAGLSLLPGGLEWWPLKVVEPCTWWIHHTAAWCAQLPSATIDTPDGWVGPVWVLLFCCWLIAAFLHHHPRKVLGGLLSCYLCAGVAGIQPSFFRSPEIPLAQLQQHVVDSEAGIAPVPVGTQVVIVQDGGGEPSLLPLYTGEGIPVLFPNRDGPVSLHQDGKQHAADGRF; from the coding sequence ATGAGTGAACTGCGCCTGGTACCCACGGCACTCCTGCTCTGGGCACTGACCCTCCTGGCGCTGTTCACCCGGGGAATCTGGCCCAGCCTCGGCCTGGTCCTGCTGGCCGTCCTGATCGCCCTGATACTGCGCCACCCCGGGCAGGCACTCCTGCTCGGCAGCACCGGAACAGTGGCCAGCGGATTCGTCCACACCAGGCTCAGCGCAGTGGCGGCCGCAGAACTCGGCGACACCCTGAAAGGCCGGCTGGTCGGCAGCCCCGCAGAGGTTAACCCCGGGACCTGGATACTCCGGATCCGAGTGGACGACTATCCGACACCGGTGCCCACCCTGCTCAAGACCACGGCACTACCCGAAGAGGCGGTGGCCGGGGCCCTGGTGCACCTGCCGGTCCGACTGCAGGACTCCGAGCGCCCCGGGTTGGGGGAGGTACTCGCCCTGGCCACTGAAATTGAGATGGCACACCCGGCGAGTGGGATGAGTGCCTTCGCCGCGCACGTCCGGGAGTGTTTTTCCACCGCGGTGATGGAGAGCGTGGGACCCTCCTCCCAGGGGTTGCTGCCCGGCATGGTGCTCGGTGACACCTCCCTGCAGACGGAAGTGGAGAACCAGCTCTACCTGGACACCGGGCTTTCCCATCTGAGCGCGGTAAGCGGTTCCAATGTGATGATCGTGACCACCACCGTCATCCTCCTGTGCCGTTGGCTCACCCTCGGCCCCAGGATCCAGACCTGCGCCGCAGGTGGAGCCCTGCTGCTCTTCGTCTGTCTGGTGGGAACTGAGCCCAGTGTGTTGCGCGCCGCCGTCACCGGGGTGGTGGGGTTGTTGGCGGTGCTCAACTCCGCCCGGATGGAACCCATCCATGCTCTCAGCCTCTCGGTGGGTGCCTTGCTGCTCTATGACAGTGATCTGGCGGTCTCCTATGGTTTCGCGCTTTCGGTGGCCGCCACCGCCGGCATCGTAGCCCTGAGCCCACTGCTGGCCCGCGTCCTGGCGCCGACCAGGTGGCCGGAGATCCTCGTGCGTGCTCTGGCTGTGGCCATCGCTGCTGATGTGGTGACCATGCCGCTGATCGCGATGATGAGCGGTCGGGTTTCCCTGGTGGCGGTGTTAGCCAATGTGCTGGTCAGCCCGGCAGTGGCACCCGTGACCCTGTTCGGGCTGCTGGCTGCGGGTCTCAGCCTGCTGCCAGGTGGGTTGGAGTGGTGGCCCCTGAAAGTGGTGGAACCCTGTACCTGGTGGATCCACCACACCGCCGCCTGGTGTGCGCAGTTGCCCTCAGCCACCATCGACACCCCGGATGGCTGGGTGGGTCCGGTGTGGGTGCTGCTCTTCTGCTGCTGGCTGATCGCAGCCTTTCTCCACCACCATCCCCGCAAGGTGCTCGGGGGTCTGCTGTCCTGCTACCTGTGTGCCGGTGTGGCGGGAATCCAGCCATCGTTTTTCCGGTCCCCGGAAATCCCGCTGGCACAGCTGCAGCAGCATGTGGTCGACAGCGAGGCTGGAATTGCGCCGGTGCCGGTGGGAACCCAGGTGGTCATCGTGCAGGATGGGGGAGGTGAACCCAGCCTGCTTCCGCTGTACACGGGGGAGGGGATCCCAGTGCTCTTCCCCAATCGGGATGGGCCGGTCAGTCTCCACCAGGATGGGAAGCAGCATGCTGCGGACGGCCGTTTCTAG
- a CDS encoding helix-hairpin-helix domain-containing protein codes for MSAIMDRLREFTRPTGEEELMNVDYPTPRLRVGVKEAAALAVLLLLALFSWLGIRGMNPEPHTPTPAAIGSQLESPAADDALASSLSEDLGEQGMPTTGPADMTGSPAPQQEADVVVSVVGEVLHPGLVTLAPGARVADALAIAVPREEAQLQSLNLAQKLNDGEQVHVSTHLPEAPGPGIAGASSPPGASSNGAVSGVIGTGHDNDLPDKEAAGKVSLNTADAAELMTLSGVGEKTAAAILAHRETIGGFHTIEQLQEVKGIGPAKFEAIREQITL; via the coding sequence ATGAGCGCAATCATGGACAGACTCCGCGAATTCACCCGCCCCACCGGGGAAGAGGAACTGATGAACGTGGACTATCCCACCCCCAGACTGCGGGTGGGAGTCAAGGAGGCAGCAGCCCTGGCGGTTCTTCTCCTGCTGGCACTCTTCAGTTGGCTGGGCATCCGGGGGATGAACCCGGAACCCCACACCCCGACCCCCGCCGCAATCGGATCGCAGTTGGAATCCCCGGCAGCCGACGACGCCCTGGCGAGCAGCCTCAGCGAAGACCTCGGGGAGCAGGGAATGCCAACCACCGGCCCTGCTGACATGACCGGCTCCCCGGCCCCGCAGCAGGAAGCGGATGTGGTGGTCAGTGTGGTCGGCGAGGTGCTGCACCCCGGACTGGTGACCCTGGCACCAGGCGCCCGGGTGGCCGACGCCCTGGCGATCGCGGTGCCCCGGGAAGAAGCCCAGCTCCAGTCCCTGAACCTCGCCCAGAAACTCAACGACGGGGAACAGGTCCACGTGAGCACTCATCTTCCAGAAGCACCCGGACCCGGCATTGCAGGTGCTTCCTCCCCGCCGGGGGCCTCCTCGAACGGGGCCGTCTCCGGGGTGATCGGGACCGGGCACGACAATGATCTCCCCGATAAGGAAGCGGCAGGGAAGGTGTCCCTGAACACCGCGGATGCAGCCGAGCTGATGACCTTGAGCGGGGTGGGGGAGAAGACCGCAGCAGCGATCCTGGCCCACCGTGAAACGATCGGTGGTTTCCACACCATTGAACAACTCCAGGAGGTCAAGGGCATTGGGCCCGCCAAATTCGAGGCGATCAGGGAACAGATAACACTATGA